In Nitrosarchaeum koreense MY1, one genomic interval encodes:
- a CDS encoding archaeal proteasome endopeptidase complex subunit alpha yields MMASRGYDMTPTMYSPDGRIYQVEYAIETVKRGTLAIGICSKEGVIMAVEEKPRALQTLNVTQKIFQVDYHIGVAAAGYIPDARVQVDNARFFSQGNKMTYDESVEVATVAKHLADQSHQFTQYSGVRPNGVALIIAGVDQKGESIYVTDPSGTYVQYAAVAIGSGSDDVNAFLEKHYNENMSLSDAASLAIAAINLKAEQKESLNHIKMAKVTTEKKIFEKVSESDLLNYSKNASKFPTS; encoded by the coding sequence ATGATGGCATCACGTGGGTACGACATGACCCCTACAATGTATTCCCCTGATGGGCGAATTTATCAAGTCGAATATGCCATTGAGACAGTAAAAAGAGGCACACTGGCAATAGGCATTTGCAGTAAAGAAGGAGTAATCATGGCAGTTGAGGAGAAACCAAGAGCCTTACAAACATTAAACGTTACACAGAAAATTTTTCAAGTAGATTATCATATAGGAGTAGCAGCTGCAGGATACATTCCAGATGCACGTGTTCAAGTTGACAATGCTAGATTTTTTTCACAAGGCAATAAAATGACTTATGATGAATCGGTAGAGGTTGCAACTGTTGCCAAGCACTTAGCTGATCAGTCTCATCAATTTACACAGTATTCAGGAGTAAGACCTAACGGAGTTGCTCTGATAATTGCCGGAGTTGATCAAAAAGGAGAGTCAATTTACGTAACTGATCCTAGTGGAACTTATGTTCAATATGCAGCAGTTGCAATAGGATCAGGTTCTGATGATGTTAATGCATTTTTAGAAAAACATTACAATGAAAACATGTCCTTAAGTGATGCTGCATCACTTGCAATTGCGGCAATTAATCTAAAAGCCGAACAAAAAGAAAGTTTGAATCACATTAAAATGGCCAAAGTCACTACTGAGAAAAAAATATTTGAGAAAGTATCAGAATCAGATTTACTTAATTATTCTAAAAATGCATCTAAATTTCCAACATCTTAA
- a CDS encoding class I SAM-dependent methyltransferase, translating into MGLGSYWGEVIEVLREIIPIYDKVNSYISLGKDVEHRNRGITGRVFPGNKILDAGSGFGNMSKTALKICDGKISITLYDPLVPMLKNTGTHFENVPDLVNGVFEHIPFKNEEFDAVLCGYSLRDAINLRIAISEIHRVLKNEGRFVIVDLGKPDEVIIRAGVSFYLKFILPVLALIAGGRLGLKFGTLYGTYKRWPQNKKLEKLLLEKFSKVEFEKDLMGGAIMVAAYK; encoded by the coding sequence ATGGGATTAGGAAGTTATTGGGGAGAAGTCATTGAAGTACTTCGTGAAATTATACCAATTTATGATAAAGTAAATTCATACATATCTCTTGGAAAAGATGTCGAACACAGGAACAGAGGAATTACAGGGAGAGTATTTCCAGGAAATAAAATTCTTGATGCAGGTTCAGGTTTTGGAAACATGTCCAAAACCGCCTTAAAGATATGTGATGGAAAAATTTCAATCACACTTTACGATCCTCTTGTACCAATGTTAAAAAATACTGGAACTCATTTTGAGAATGTGCCGGATTTGGTGAATGGTGTTTTTGAACACATTCCATTTAAAAATGAAGAATTTGATGCGGTTTTGTGCGGATATTCTCTAAGAGATGCCATTAATTTAAGAATTGCAATTTCAGAGATTCACCGAGTACTAAAAAATGAGGGTAGATTTGTAATTGTAGATTTAGGAAAACCAGATGAAGTAATAATTAGAGCTGGAGTTTCATTTTATCTTAAATTTATTCTTCCAGTACTAGCATTGATTGCAGGAGGAAGATTAGGTTTGAAATTTGGTACTCTTTATGGAACATACAAAAGATGGCCACAAAACAAAAAGTTGGAAAAATTATTGCTTGAAAAATTTTCCAAAGTAGAATTTGAGAAAGATCTTATGGGCGGAGCAATAATGGTTGCCGCATACAAATGA
- a CDS encoding MFS transporter translates to MNKTLVLVNLTGLIIGISYGLHGPILPVFAKNIIGASYSELGFIGLANFIPYMFIPIFVGILLDKFNNGYILAIGASINSVSVYLLSIAQTVPEIMGFRVMTGIAHAFFWPPCQSIIANESNEKTRVRNISWFTMFFVMGFMIGPLLGTVFLEGLDITYRILFQITAFILASAIIVSLLISRKSVTKYHEKFSFLSIKEMKRFPEVIILLIFCTSSFGIILSIYPAFLNDSGMSDTDILLLYFAFGISRVISLALVGKFSKRTSQTLIAATIAVSIGLLISAVSDSIIMFAVALVLMGFGFSIFFPLTLEIILSKTSKTISGKIIGAYETVFGIGWVIGPTLGGPIAQSFGNQSPYIVFFIIGIAITILAIIHRNKLEPKKIQNI, encoded by the coding sequence ATGAACAAGACTCTAGTACTTGTAAATCTCACAGGTTTAATCATAGGAATTTCATATGGATTACATGGTCCAATATTACCAGTATTTGCAAAAAATATAATCGGAGCATCATACTCTGAACTTGGTTTTATTGGATTAGCAAATTTCATTCCATACATGTTCATTCCAATATTTGTAGGGATTCTTCTTGACAAATTCAATAATGGTTACATTTTAGCAATAGGTGCATCAATCAATTCAGTATCAGTCTATCTTCTATCAATAGCACAAACAGTTCCAGAGATAATGGGATTTAGAGTAATGACAGGAATAGCTCATGCATTTTTTTGGCCTCCATGTCAATCCATTATTGCTAATGAAAGCAACGAAAAAACTAGAGTTAGAAACATCTCATGGTTTACAATGTTTTTTGTGATGGGATTTATGATAGGCCCATTATTAGGTACGGTATTTCTTGAAGGACTAGACATCACATATAGAATTCTATTTCAAATAACGGCATTTATTTTGGCTAGCGCCATAATTGTTTCTCTTTTGATTTCAAGAAAGAGTGTAACAAAGTATCATGAGAAATTCTCATTTTTATCAATCAAAGAGATGAAAAGATTTCCAGAAGTTATAATATTATTAATTTTTTGTACGTCTTCTTTTGGAATAATTCTATCAATTTATCCAGCATTCTTAAATGACAGCGGAATGTCAGATACAGATATTTTGCTATTGTACTTTGCATTTGGAATTTCAAGAGTAATCTCACTTGCATTAGTAGGCAAGTTCTCAAAAAGAACTAGTCAGACATTGATCGCAGCTACAATTGCAGTTTCTATTGGATTGTTAATTTCTGCAGTTTCAGATTCAATCATCATGTTTGCAGTGGCACTTGTATTGATGGGATTTGGGTTCAGCATATTTTTCCCATTGACTCTAGAAATAATTCTCAGTAAAACAAGCAAAACAATATCAGGAAAGATAATTGGAGCATATGAAACAGTTTTTGGAATAGGTTGGGTAATTGGACCTACATTAGGAGGACCTATAGCACAATCATTTGGAAATCAATCACCATATATTGTATTTTTTATAATCGGAATCGCAATTACAATTTTAGCTATCATACATAGAAATAAACTGGAACCAAAAAAAATACAAAATATCTAA
- a CDS encoding P-II family nitrogen regulator, translated as MKKIEVIVRPELKDKTVAAIKKIGVGGITICHVQGQGSDDPPLVGQYFSKDLIICVVDDPKLNDILNAIAKAACTKTKGDGKVFVTAVEDALDICTQKRGTTSI; from the coding sequence ATGAAAAAAATAGAAGTAATTGTTAGACCTGAACTTAAAGACAAAACTGTAGCTGCAATTAAAAAAATTGGTGTTGGAGGTATAACTATCTGCCATGTTCAAGGTCAGGGTTCAGATGATCCGCCATTAGTTGGACAATATTTCTCTAAAGATTTGATAATCTGTGTTGTAGATGATCCGAAATTAAATGACATCTTAAATGCAATTGCAAAAGCTGCATGTACAAAAACAAAAGGTGATGGTAAAGTCTTTGTCACTGCAGTAGAAGACGCACTTGATATCTGTACACAAAAACGAGGAACTACCTCAATTTAG
- a CDS encoding twin-arginine translocase TatA/TatE family subunit, whose product MFDYSLNIMGSEWIIIIFVALVLILGTNQLPSAARKLGKAVNEFNRAKNEVQSQMKNVSDSNLDTSEPMETERQKLEMIAKSLGINSKEKSDDELRKIISDKMGPKKTDSSENKI is encoded by the coding sequence ATGTTTGATTATTCATTAAATATAATGGGTAGTGAATGGATAATCATAATTTTTGTTGCCCTAGTATTGATTTTAGGAACTAATCAACTTCCAAGTGCTGCAAGGAAATTGGGAAAAGCTGTAAATGAATTTAACAGAGCAAAAAATGAGGTTCAAAGTCAGATGAAAAATGTTTCAGATTCAAATCTAGATACATCAGAACCAATGGAGACAGAGAGACAAAAGCTAGAGATGATTGCAAAATCACTTGGAATAAACTCTAAAGAAAAATCAGACGATGAACTTCGGAAAATAATTTCAGATAAAATGGGACCAAAAAAAACAGATAGTTCAGAAAATAAAATATAG
- a CDS encoding DNA-methyltransferase produces MKEIEINKIYNMNCIEGMGLIPKNKIDLIITDPPFAINFKATKANYNRTSSRVMQGYNEIKSVDYYDFTYNWMKEAFRILKDTGSMYVFSGWNNLKDILKALDDVGFITVNHIIWKYQFGVVTKRKFVTSHYHCIYVCKNDKQRKFYPFSRFKKDSKTKEGRSLHYRDKEDVWEIKREYWTGDEKTPTKLPAELIEKLLDYSSDKKDIVFDPFLGSGQVAVVSKSLNRQYLGFEIVPEYYKFAKKRLDKNLYRIKSE; encoded by the coding sequence ATGAAGGAAATCGAAATTAACAAAATTTACAATATGAATTGTATTGAAGGTATGGGCTTAATACCTAAAAATAAAATTGATTTGATTATTACTGATCCTCCATTTGCTATTAATTTTAAGGCCACCAAGGCAAATTATAATCGAACTTCTTCTAGAGTGATGCAAGGTTATAACGAAATAAAGTCTGTCGATTATTATGATTTTACATATAATTGGATGAAAGAAGCATTTCGAATTCTTAAAGATACAGGAAGCATGTATGTTTTTTCTGGATGGAATAATCTCAAAGATATTCTAAAGGCATTAGATGATGTAGGTTTTATCACCGTTAACCATATTATTTGGAAATATCAATTTGGTGTTGTAACCAAAAGAAAATTTGTTACTTCACATTATCATTGTATTTACGTTTGCAAAAATGATAAACAGAGAAAATTTTATCCATTTTCTAGATTTAAAAAAGATTCTAAAACCAAAGAAGGACGAAGTCTGCATTATAGGGACAAAGAAGATGTATGGGAAATTAAACGTGAATATTGGACAGGTGATGAAAAAACACCCACTAAATTACCTGCTGAATTAATTGAAAAACTATTGGATTATTCTAGTGATAAAAAAGATATCGTATTTGATCCATTTTTAGGGTCAGGACAAGTTGCAGTAGTTAGCAAATCATTGAATAGACAATATCTTGGATTTGAAATTGTCCCCGAATATTATAAATTTGCAAAAAAAAGACTAGATAAAAATCTCTATCGAATTAAATCTGAATAA
- a CDS encoding DEAD/DEAH box helicase codes for MKFSCPKCKSKLEIQKTFNKKIHISCSCGIEDLLEFSKNIDEVFLEFLSRFDEGLVTKKGISEGLKNEGIIRDEKEIKKMIGKNNPDKTTEDILFSKRDFISQYKVLTNPEPKMGSDVEDMGLDESISNHLKEIGINQFYKFQEEAIQEVSFGENVIIEAPTASGKTEAFLIPVIQKIKKESNNVRGVFAVFVYPTKALSRDQYPKILKFAEKIGIKVKVFDGDTEQIERREILESPPHILVTNFDVIHYHLWHQTRFSSLLSTIKVLVVDETHVYSGIFGSNVHYIIKRLKRICSNKIQFVAASATLEDAKNFCEQLFGVKMKIIHGSGKKGQTDFVMLFPSLRTQRSLMIDLTKKMTEKNHKTMVFNNSHLNSELLAIQAKKQKINIKVHRAGLMANYRKSVEQEFKSDKLQAISCTPTLELGIDVGNVDCVISSTIPVNRLIQRIGRAARKGQRGYAFLALGNDPISQYYKNHPDDYFEDVEKTYIDPKNPFVEEFQVLAMACDRPISKHELKEHEGIIKQHIENENLIIHNNRIIPNFDKISSLLNDYSIRGIGKSLDIFLNEKKVGDRVLPIALEELHKDAIYFLAGIRYRVKECGYPQRNFAKLERISRDYPYYTKALTEEWPTIETVFETRKAYGIEVAFCKLHIQKKVYGYVNIELGQEITQGQKVLLDSPLEYDFITKGIVFHAPRPIDQIKKAEDEEYTEASGYHATEHVVIEGSNMITGGVSQDLGGISLGTSGLIFIYDGAIGGNGASKALFDRFEKALERSMFIVKECPCQSEAGCPRCTFSYRCGNNNEYLHKYSALEILQRINKGEETKLEEPTEGDKPLV; via the coding sequence TTGAAATTTTCATGTCCAAAATGCAAATCCAAATTAGAGATACAAAAAACATTCAACAAAAAAATTCACATTTCATGTAGTTGCGGAATAGAGGATTTACTTGAATTTTCAAAAAACATTGATGAGGTATTTTTAGAATTTCTTTCAAGATTTGATGAGGGGTTAGTTACAAAAAAAGGAATTTCAGAAGGTCTAAAAAATGAGGGAATCATCAGGGACGAAAAAGAGATCAAGAAGATGATTGGAAAAAATAATCCAGACAAGACTACAGAAGATATTCTTTTTTCAAAAAGAGATTTCATTTCACAGTACAAGGTTCTGACTAATCCCGAGCCTAAAATGGGCAGTGACGTAGAAGATATGGGACTAGATGAATCAATAAGCAACCACCTAAAAGAGATTGGAATTAATCAGTTTTACAAATTTCAAGAAGAGGCAATTCAAGAGGTTTCATTTGGGGAAAATGTAATCATTGAAGCACCTACGGCATCTGGAAAGACAGAAGCATTTTTGATTCCAGTAATTCAAAAAATAAAAAAAGAATCAAACAATGTAAGAGGTGTTTTTGCAGTATTTGTTTATCCTACAAAAGCTCTTTCAAGGGATCAATATCCAAAAATCTTAAAGTTTGCAGAAAAAATTGGAATCAAAGTAAAAGTTTTTGATGGAGACACGGAACAAATAGAGCGAAGAGAAATTCTAGAGAGTCCGCCACACATACTTGTTACAAATTTTGATGTAATACATTACCATCTTTGGCATCAAACAAGATTTTCATCTTTGCTTTCAACTATCAAAGTATTGGTGGTAGATGAGACACATGTGTACTCTGGAATTTTTGGCTCAAACGTCCATTACATAATTAAAAGACTGAAAAGAATTTGTAGCAATAAAATACAATTCGTTGCGGCATCTGCAACTCTAGAAGATGCTAAAAATTTTTGCGAACAATTGTTTGGAGTGAAGATGAAAATAATTCATGGTTCTGGCAAAAAAGGACAAACAGATTTTGTTATGTTATTTCCATCACTTAGAACTCAAAGGTCTCTAATGATTGATTTGACAAAGAAGATGACTGAAAAAAATCACAAAACAATGGTATTCAATAACTCACATCTTAATTCAGAACTCTTGGCAATTCAAGCAAAAAAACAAAAAATCAACATCAAAGTTCACAGGGCAGGCCTAATGGCAAATTATAGAAAATCAGTTGAACAAGAGTTCAAGAGTGATAAACTCCAGGCTATTTCATGCACACCTACGCTTGAACTTGGAATTGATGTCGGAAACGTGGATTGTGTGATTTCTTCAACTATTCCAGTAAACAGACTGATTCAAAGAATTGGTAGAGCAGCACGAAAAGGACAGCGAGGATATGCATTTTTAGCACTTGGAAATGATCCAATTTCACAATATTACAAGAATCATCCAGATGATTATTTTGAAGATGTTGAAAAAACATACATTGATCCAAAGAATCCATTTGTAGAAGAATTTCAAGTATTGGCAATGGCATGTGATAGACCAATTTCAAAACACGAATTAAAAGAACATGAAGGAATTATCAAACAACATATAGAAAATGAAAATTTAATAATTCACAACAACAGAATTATACCAAATTTTGACAAGATCTCTTCTTTGTTAAATGATTACAGCATAAGAGGAATTGGAAAATCACTAGATATTTTCTTAAATGAAAAAAAGGTTGGAGATAGAGTACTTCCAATTGCTTTAGAAGAACTTCATAAAGATGCAATCTATTTTCTTGCGGGTATCAGATACAGAGTAAAAGAATGCGGATATCCTCAAAGAAATTTTGCAAAGCTAGAAAGAATTTCAAGAGATTATCCGTATTATACCAAAGCATTAACAGAAGAATGGCCAACAATTGAAACGGTTTTTGAGACAAGAAAAGCATATGGAATAGAAGTTGCATTCTGCAAATTACACATTCAAAAGAAAGTTTATGGTTATGTCAACATAGAATTGGGACAAGAGATCACTCAAGGACAAAAAGTCTTACTAGATTCACCTTTAGAATATGATTTTATCACAAAAGGAATTGTGTTTCATGCTCCAAGACCTATAGACCAAATCAAAAAAGCTGAAGATGAAGAATACACTGAAGCAAGTGGATATCATGCAACAGAACATGTTGTAATTGAAGGCAGTAACATGATAACTGGAGGAGTATCTCAAGATTTAGGAGGCATATCTTTGGGGACTTCAGGCTTGATTTTCATCTATGATGGAGCAATTGGTGGAAATGGTGCAAGTAAGGCATTATTTGATAGATTTGAAAAAGCACTTGAGCGAAGTATGTTCATTGTAAAAGAGTGTCCATGTCAAAGTGAGGCAGGTTGTCCACGCTGTACTTTCTCCTATAGATGTGGAAATAACAATGAATATCTTCACAAATATTCTGCATTAGAAATTCTTCAAAGAATCAACAAGGGTGAAGAAACTAAACTAGAAGAACCAACAGAAGGAGACAAACCACTAGTCTAA
- a CDS encoding SDR family oxidoreductase encodes MEKVAIVTGATSGIGYETCLSLARDGFYTFATVRDVKKAEKILQIAKKENLKIEIIELDVDDEKSISTAIQKILSKKQQIDVLVNNAGWGLFGSVEDVPLKNFRAQFETNFFGIISIIQKVAPVMRKQKSGVIVNISSVAGRIGFPGSPAYISSKFALEGLSESLRYELGQFGVKVVIIEPGVIKTNFFSSMKIAEPKPDSPYKEITEKVIMGVKMMAELGTPPSEVATTILKAIKEKDPKPRYIVGNDAQMFLEAKRAKTDTEFENYLKKELFPS; translated from the coding sequence ATGGAAAAAGTAGCAATTGTAACTGGAGCAACATCGGGAATTGGATATGAAACTTGTCTGTCACTTGCAAGAGACGGATTTTACACATTTGCCACAGTTAGAGATGTAAAAAAAGCAGAAAAAATATTACAAATTGCAAAAAAAGAAAATCTAAAGATAGAGATTATTGAACTAGATGTTGATGATGAAAAATCAATCAGTACTGCAATTCAAAAAATTCTTTCAAAAAAACAACAGATTGATGTTTTAGTAAATAATGCGGGATGGGGATTGTTTGGAAGTGTGGAAGATGTACCGCTAAAAAACTTCAGAGCGCAGTTTGAAACAAATTTTTTTGGAATAATAAGTATAATTCAAAAAGTTGCACCAGTGATGAGAAAACAAAAATCAGGAGTAATTGTAAACATCAGCTCAGTTGCAGGAAGAATTGGTTTTCCAGGATCGCCTGCATACATTAGCTCAAAATTTGCTCTAGAGGGATTATCTGAATCATTAAGATATGAGTTGGGACAATTTGGAGTCAAAGTAGTTATCATTGAACCAGGGGTGATTAAAACAAACTTTTTCTCATCTATGAAGATTGCAGAGCCTAAACCAGATTCACCATACAAAGAGATTACTGAAAAGGTGATCATGGGGGTAAAGATGATGGCAGAGCTTGGAACTCCCCCATCAGAAGTGGCTACAACAATATTGAAGGCAATTAAAGAAAAAGATCCAAAACCAAGATACATCGTAGGTAATGATGCACAGATGTTTTTGGAAGCAAAAAGGGCAAAAACAGATACAGAATTTGAAAATTATCTTAAAAAAGAACTATTTCCAAGTTAA
- a CDS encoding DNA topoisomerase I: MKWKTLQHNGILFPPAYEAHGIKIKIKGENVDLNLNQEEMAYQWAKKKDTPYAQDKVFQKNFTEDFAKTLPAKFKNISYQDIDFSHAYKIVDKEKDLREMMTKEEKKALALKRKELREKLVQKYGKAIMDGKEVDVANYMAEPPGIFIGRGDHPLRGRWKPRVTAKDVTLNLGKEAKVPEGNWGKIVHDNDSMWLAGWTDYLTEKRKYVWLADTAGLKQDRDKAKYEKAVKLSKEIEKIKERIVKDMKSKDPKISRIATVCYLIYRTAMRVGDEKDPDEADTVGATTLRKEHINITENTIEFDFLGKDSVRWQETVKAEGNDKQFQENLKKLIQNKKPKDEIFEDITSRHVNAYYSSIVSGLTAKVFRTYLATTMVKNYLKEHDNIKGKTPNEKLYHAKLANLEAAIMCNHKRTIPKTYEDALQKKRDTLKNIAKEQPWKKTMDALKKAEAMEAKTDAQKKNKAKKIKTLNEQIKKQKEKHSERAEKLQLQIDLSEKTKDYNLGTSLRNYIDPRIFKAWTNEVGVEWEKLYTAALQKKFLWVQNEKVLWSELAKN, from the coding sequence ATGAAATGGAAAACACTACAACATAACGGAATCTTGTTTCCTCCTGCCTATGAAGCGCATGGAATTAAGATAAAGATCAAAGGAGAGAATGTAGACCTTAATCTCAATCAAGAGGAGATGGCATACCAGTGGGCAAAAAAGAAAGATACTCCTTATGCACAAGACAAAGTTTTTCAGAAAAATTTTACAGAAGATTTTGCTAAAACATTGCCAGCAAAATTCAAAAATATTTCATATCAAGACATTGACTTTTCTCATGCTTACAAGATAGTCGACAAAGAAAAAGATCTCAGAGAGATGATGACAAAAGAGGAAAAGAAAGCCCTAGCTCTTAAACGAAAAGAGTTACGAGAAAAACTTGTTCAAAAGTATGGCAAAGCAATCATGGATGGAAAAGAAGTCGATGTTGCTAATTACATGGCAGAACCTCCTGGAATTTTTATCGGTAGAGGGGATCATCCACTTAGAGGGAGATGGAAACCCAGAGTCACTGCAAAAGATGTAACGCTAAATCTCGGTAAAGAAGCCAAGGTTCCAGAAGGAAATTGGGGCAAAATTGTTCACGATAATGATTCCATGTGGCTAGCTGGATGGACAGACTATCTTACTGAAAAAAGAAAGTACGTCTGGCTTGCAGATACAGCTGGATTAAAGCAAGACAGGGACAAAGCAAAATATGAAAAAGCTGTAAAGCTATCAAAAGAGATCGAGAAAATTAAGGAAAGAATTGTCAAAGACATGAAGAGCAAAGATCCAAAAATCAGCAGAATTGCAACTGTGTGTTATTTGATTTATAGGACTGCAATGAGAGTAGGCGACGAAAAAGATCCTGATGAGGCAGATACAGTTGGTGCAACCACATTAAGAAAAGAACACATCAACATTACAGAAAATACAATTGAATTTGATTTCTTGGGAAAAGATAGTGTAAGATGGCAAGAAACAGTCAAAGCAGAAGGCAATGATAAGCAATTCCAAGAAAATCTAAAAAAACTAATTCAGAATAAAAAACCCAAAGATGAGATTTTTGAAGACATAACTTCAAGACATGTAAATGCATATTATTCTAGCATAGTAAGCGGGCTAACTGCCAAGGTTTTCAGAACCTATCTTGCTACTACAATGGTAAAAAATTATCTAAAAGAGCATGACAACATCAAAGGAAAAACACCTAATGAAAAACTGTATCATGCAAAATTAGCAAATTTAGAAGCAGCTATAATGTGTAATCATAAAAGAACCATCCCGAAAACCTATGAGGATGCACTTCAAAAGAAAAGAGATACGCTAAAAAATATAGCCAAAGAACAACCTTGGAAGAAAACCATGGATGCATTAAAGAAAGCAGAAGCCATGGAAGCTAAGACCGATGCTCAAAAAAAGAATAAGGCAAAAAAAATTAAAACACTAAATGAACAAATAAAAAAACAGAAAGAAAAACACAGTGAACGAGCAGAAAAGCTACAATTACAAATTGACTTGTCAGAGAAAACTAAAGATTACAATCTCGGGACATCATTAAGAAACTACATAGATCCACGTATCTTCAAAGCTTGGACCAATGAAGTAGGCGTAGAATGGGAGAAATTATACACTGCAGCATTGCAAAAAAAATTCCTTTGGGTACAAAATGAAAAAGTATTGTGGTCTGAATTAGCTAAAAATTAA
- a CDS encoding tyrosine-type recombinase/integrase, whose amino-acid sequence MPKLQPEKPTSDIYSYDIQIQGIFRRIENDLPKNTVELIHKYDRVMINTSKAKGTRRKHLQTLYILSKLVEKEWSQVTKDDIDILVSKIMEQFAESNGQESNYSYDHKKVLKIFFRWFKLGSRELNDVGDPEETKKVKLGKIRDKIVREDLITDEDREKLLLGCSGSLRDRALIDVQCEAGTRPGELLTLKIKHVKFDEYGAIIHVDGKTGARPVRLIRSTPNLSLWMDSHPLKESPNAPLWINMSKRDFGKQLSAASARQIVKKVCEKTKISKRIYLNLFRHSEATNSARFLTEAQLKKRHGWSSVSRMPARYVHLVDADVDEAILRHNGIVTKDKEITNMPKICHICKRSCRIDCKIRVNQKTSHIASYV is encoded by the coding sequence ATGCCTAAATTACAGCCAGAAAAGCCTACATCTGACATCTACTCGTACGATATACAGATTCAGGGAATCTTTAGACGAATAGAAAATGACCTTCCAAAAAATACAGTGGAGTTAATTCACAAATACGACAGGGTAATGATTAACACCTCAAAGGCAAAGGGGACAAGACGAAAGCATCTGCAAACACTTTACATCTTATCAAAATTAGTTGAAAAGGAATGGAGTCAAGTAACTAAAGACGATATTGATATTTTGGTTTCAAAAATAATGGAACAGTTTGCGGAATCCAATGGACAGGAATCAAACTATTCCTATGATCACAAAAAAGTTCTAAAGATATTTTTCAGATGGTTCAAGCTTGGCTCAAGGGAATTAAATGATGTGGGGGATCCTGAAGAGACAAAGAAAGTAAAACTTGGAAAAATAAGAGATAAGATAGTTAGAGAAGATCTGATTACAGATGAAGATAGAGAAAAATTATTACTGGGTTGTTCGGGTAGTCTCAGAGACAGAGCATTGATTGATGTTCAATGTGAAGCGGGGACAAGACCTGGAGAATTGCTGACTCTAAAAATTAAACATGTAAAATTTGATGAATATGGTGCAATTATTCATGTCGATGGTAAGACAGGAGCTAGACCAGTTAGACTAATTCGCTCCACACCAAACCTTTCCTTATGGATGGATTCTCATCCACTAAAAGAAAGTCCTAATGCACCATTATGGATTAACATGTCAAAAAGAGATTTTGGAAAACAACTCAGTGCAGCTAGTGCAAGACAAATTGTAAAGAAAGTTTGCGAAAAGACAAAGATCTCAAAGCGAATCTATTTGAATCTATTTCGCCATTCTGAGGCAACAAATTCAGCTAGATTTCTTACAGAAGCACAACTAAAGAAACGTCATGGGTGGTCTTCTGTATCACGAATGCCTGCTAGATACGTTCACTTGGTTGACGCAGATGTGGATGAAGCAATTTTGAGACATAATGGGATTGTCACTAAAGACAAAGAAATTACAAACATGCCTAAAATATGCCATATTTGCAAAAGATCGTGCAGGATTGACTGCAAAATACGAGTCAACCAAAAGACATCACATATCGCTTCATACGTTTAG